The Antedon mediterranea chromosome 11, ecAntMedi1.1, whole genome shotgun sequence genome window below encodes:
- the LOC140062214 gene encoding uncharacterized protein, translating into MEKNVEEIEVESAILLKKKEADGHLQKIKDLEDELLKERELRNESETCNSELKSKILELQNEISIWKKDERNNVDVATQTVEDEGTISEQQVEPTSIADSIRDAAESAMTNSGFVYDETSGLYYDYTSGYYYNPENHLYYDTNTGTYYYFNESTSSYEFHSQVEIPEESQRNTVEYNMHYDRKQDNRSREKRVKEKYRHTPERENLKTENRKRKDRQLRSETPDRSKNKREDKREKRYKEEKKCDRSISNRRKEKRHKRDRYDESYSRSDKDRRCKHKKHHKKKKRKDKNDSRRLEGKNPEQDEVEETKVKKRTENEKYEMSEKEKIEKGDKIEKDDKNKKGEKKEANIAVISPDESDVEEGEIEEVEENMDDVEEGEVEEGEIASSSSSKSVSEISSLSDISSDSMSDVSDEEMDEEMEEREEVMEKEVEQVNRREYPPCIRMIVTKSESLQPGSLFIITCMGGSIGREGEHTVLIPEIGISKNHAEIFYCQNSWQYYIRDLGSQNGTLINAKPIGESRSESEAQILSHKDYLTIGGTMLRLHIHPGAETCDDCEPGQVQALLAQTQPKGPLILSNDKEQQRRKGLKQMKKKYGLTRETYVETNSSTANPAYTDRSDIRRKTVGSDNPHQKDDLPASVDREIASDNVGRKMMEKMGWKSGETLGKDNTGIKEPINVLSNNKRAGLGGQARRTISDLALGNLQSEKWERARARYNALEEPAPKPISMKITQPKKMGMMWTSGGIIKSEPKIKIENIFGSDDDDEKEEEDKSMKITQPKKMGMMWTSGGVIKSEPKIKKENIFGSDDEEEEEDKSMKITQPKKMGMMWTSGGVIKSEPKIKIENISDSDDDEEDKSTVK; encoded by the exons ATGGAGAAAAATGTAGAGGAAATTGAAGTGGAAAGTGCAATATTACTAAAGAAGAAAGAAGCTGACGGTCACTTGCAAAAAATAAAAGATCTTGAAGATGAACTGCTAAAAGAAAGAGAACTTCGAAACGAGTCGGAAACATGTAACAGCGAACTTAAATCCAAG ATTTTAGAGCTGCAAAACGAGATTTCAATTTGGAAGAAGGATGAAAGGAACAATGTAGATGTGGCAACACAAACAGTGGAGGATGAGGGAACAATATCAGAGCAGCAG GTAGAGCCTACATCAATAGCAGATAGTATTCGTGATGCGGCTGAATCAGCTATGACAAACTCTGGCTTTGTCTATGATGAAACTTCAGGACTGTACTATGACTATACATCTGGATATTACTATAACCCT GAAAATCATCTATACTATGATACTAATACCGGGACTTATTATTACTTCAATGAAAGTACCAGTTCATATGAGTTCCACTCACAAGTTGAGATTCCTGAAGAAAGTCAACGGAACACAGTTGAGTATAATATGCATTACGACAGAAAACAAGATAACAGAAGTAGAGAAAAACGTGTGAAGGAAAAGTACCGCCATACTCCTGAG AGAGAAAATCTAAAAACTGAAAATCGAAAAAGAAAAGATCGTCAATTGAGAAGTGAAACACCTGATCGTAGTAAAAATAAAAGAGAAGATAAACGTGAAAAACGttataaggaagaaaagaagTGTGATAGAAGTATAAGCAATAGAAGAAAAGAGAAAAGACACAAAAGGGACAGATATGATGAATCTTATTCAAGGTCAGATAAAGATCGAAGatgtaaacataaaaaacatcACAAAAAGAAGAAGAGAAAAGATAAAAATGATAGTAGACGTTTAGAGGGAAAAAATCCTGAACAAGATGAAGTAGAAGAAACTAAAGTGAAAAAGCGAAcggaaaatgaaaaatatgaaatgagTGAAAAGGAAAAGATTGAAAAAGGTGACAAGATTGAAAAAGATGACAAGAATAAAAAAGGAGAGAAAAAAGAAGCGAATATTGCTGTTATAAGTCCGGATGAGTCTGACGTTGAGGAAGGGGAGATAGAAGAAGTTGAGGAGAACATGGACGATGTGGAAGAAGGAGAAGTAGAAGAAGGAGAAATTGCATCTAGTTCTTCTAGTAAGAGCGTGTCTGAAATCAGTTCCCTGTCGGATATCTCAAGTGATTCAATGTCTGATGTATCGGATGAAGAAATGGATGAAGAAATGGAAGAAAGAGAAGAAGTGATGGAAAAAGAAGTGGAGCAAG TAAATCGGCGTGAATACCCACCATGTATACGAATGATTGTGACCAAGTCTGAGAGCTTACAACCTGGTAGCTTGTTTATAATAACATGCATGGGAGGCAGTATTGGAAG AGAAGGTGAACATACAGTGCTTATACCTGAAATAGGAATTAGCAAAAATCATGCAGAGATCTTCTACTGTCAAAACTCATGGCAGTATTATATCAGAGACTTAGGGAGTCAAAATGGCACACTTATCAATGCAAAACCTATAGGCGAG TCAAGGAGTGAGAGTGAAGCACAAATTCTGTCACATAAGGATTACCTGACCATTGGTGGTACGATGCTTCGACTACACATACACCCTGGAGCAGAAACTTGTGATGATTGTGAGCCAGGGCAAGTGCAGGCACTGCTGGCCCAAACACAACCAAaag GTCCCCTAATACTATCGAATGACAAAGAGCAGCAAAGGCGGAAAGGTCTTAAGCAGATGAAGAAGAAATATGGTCTTACTAGAGAAACCTACGTTGAAACCAACTCATCGACTGCTAATCCAGCATACACTGATAGATCAGACATCCGCCGCAAGACGGTTGGCAGTGACAACCCACACCAGAAAGACGACCTACCTGCATCTGTTGACAG GGAAATTGCATCAGATAACGTTGGAAGGAAAATGATGGAGAAGATGGGATGGAAATCTGGAGAAACCCTGGGCAAGGATAACACCGGTATTAAAGAACCT ATTAATGTACTGTCTAATAACAAACGTGCTGGGTTAGGTGGCCAGGCGCGAAGAACGATAAGTGATCTCGCACTAGGAAACTTGCAGTCAGAGAAATGGGAAAGAGCAAGAGCCAGATATAATGCATTAGAGGAACCTGCACCAAAACCAATATCAATGAAAATAACACAACCAAAAAAGATGGGGATGATGTGGACTAGTGGGGGCATCATTAAATCAGagcctaaaataaaaatagaaaatatatttggcagtgatgatgatgatgaaaaagaGGAAGAAGACAAATCAATGAAAATAACTCAACCAAAAAAGATGGGGATGATGTGGACTAGTGGGGGCGTCATTAAATCAGagcctaaaataaaaaaagaaaatatatttggCAGTGATGATGAGGAAGAGGAAGAAGACAAATCAATGAAAATAACACAACCAAAAAAGATGGGGATGATGTGGACTAGTGGGGGTGTCATTAAATCAGagcctaaaataaaaatagaaaatatatctgacagtgatgatgatgaggaagaCAAATCtactgttaaataa
- the LOC140062216 gene encoding uncharacterized protein, with product MDFEDFERILTSSLSPADQTRKRKSRSVSPCKSDTENTDTEQSTHLKKTTEHTNNTPVKPNPVNNNTENCNTEKNNTEKSYTEKSCTEKSNTEKSNTEKSNTEKNNREKNNREKSYTEKSYTEKSYTEKSKNNNIVLVDKTQETESTKLSNTAAIKPLVRTNNIGSHMTESCAKRQRTEYYDGPSYPNNYYMQPQYNANHPQQQYYNVTPPPMVQRYHWYPNGNNYPCYPHYNYPS from the coding sequence ATGGACTTTGAAGATTTTGAAAGAATTTTAACCTCATCTTTATCCCCAGCTGATCAAACACGTAAAAGAAAATCCCGCTCCGTATCGCCCTGTAAAAGTGATACAGAGAACACAGATACAGAACAAAGCACACATTTAAAAAAGACAACagaacatacaaataatacaccAGTGAAACCAAATCCTGTGAACAATAATACAGAAAATTGTAACACAGAAAAGAATAACACAGAAAAGAGTTACACAGAAAAGAGTTGCACAGAAAAAAGCAACACAGAAAAAAGCAACACAGAAAAAAGTAACACAGAAAAGAATAACAGAGAAAAGAATAACAGAGAAAAGAGTTACACAGAAAAGAGTTACACAGAAAAGAGTTACAcagaaaaaagtaaaaataacaacataGTACTTGTTGATAAAACACAGGAAACTGAAAGTACTAAGTTATCTAACACAGCAGCTATAAAACCACTCGTAAGAACCAATAACATTGGGTCACATATGACAGAATCATGTGCCAAACGACAGCGCACAGAATACTATGATGGTCCAAGCTATCCTAACAATTACTACATGCAACCGCAATATAATGCCAACCACCCACAACAGCAGTATTACAACGTAACCCCTCCACCCATGGTACAAAGATACCATTGGTATCCTAATGGTAACAACTACCCATGCTACCCACATTATAATTATCCTTCTTAA